The genomic region CACCGTCATTGGCCATCCGCCGCGACCCGTCATTCCCTGCAGGGCCTTCATGTAGATGTGGTCGAGGTCGGGGCGTTCCTCGCGATCCACCTTGATGCAGACGAAGTGGCGGTTCATGAGCGACGCGATCTCGTCGTTCTCGAAACACTCGCGCTCCATCACGTGGCACCAGTGACAGGCGGAGTAACCGATGCTCAGAAGGATCGGCCGGTCAAGACTCCTGGCCAGAGCAAGTGCTTCCTCGCCCCACGGAAACCAGTCCACCGGATTCGAGGCATGCTGGAGAAGATAGGCGCTCGACTCGGACGCGAGCCGGTTGCGGTGCGGCGAATGGTCCATCGATCGCACGTTATAGGCGCGATCGAACAGCGTTACGACAAGGCCTGCGGCCCCACCTACGCCTGATCGTCTATCGGGTGCTTGCCGACGACCGCGCTTCGGCGAGCGCAAGCTCGCGAAGAAGCCGCTCTGTGACTTCGGCGCTTTCGGCGCCTCGGGAGAGCTCTTCCTGAACCCGTGCCGCGTCTGCGCGTGCGGCCTCGACGTCGACTTCTTCCGGAAGCTGAGCGTCGTCGGCGAGCACGGTGATCACGTCCTGACGAACCTCGGCGTAACCGCCGCTGATGACCACACGCTTTCGGGTGCCGTCTTCGACGTACGTGACGATGCCCGGCTTGAGGCTGCCGAGAAATGCCACGTGCTGCGGAAGGACGCCGAATTCGCCTTCGGTGCCTGGCGCGACGAAGTCGCTGACCTCGGCGTCAACGACCGGCCGCAGCGGAGTGATGATGCGGAGCCTCATGCTCAGGACGCCATTTTCCTGGCTTTCGCGATCGCTTCCTCGATGGTTCCCACCATGTAGAAGGCCTGCTCGGGGAGGTCGTCGTGCTGTCCGGCGAGCAATTCCTTGAACGCGCGGATCGTATCCTCGCGCTTCACGTACGCGCCGGGTGTTCCGGTAAACGCTTCGGCGACGTGGAACGGCTGCGACAGGAATCGCTGAACCTTTCGCGCTCTGGCGACGAGCATCTTGTCGTCTTCCGAAAGCTCGTCCATGCCGAGAATCGCGATGATGTCCTGCAGATCCTTGTAGCGCTGGAGGATCATCTGCACGTCGCGCGCGACGTTGTAGTGATCCTGGCCGACGATGTTCGGATCGAGGATCCGCGACGTCGAGTCGAGCGGATCGACGGCCGGATAGATTCCGAGCTCGGCGATCTGGCGCGACAGAACGGTGGTGGCGTCAAGATGCGCGAATGTGGTGGCGGGGGCAGGATCGGTAAGATCGTCGGCCGGGACGTAAATGGCCTGCACCGACGTGATCGAGCCTTTGGTCGTCGTCGTGATCCGCTCCTGCAGCGTGCCGAGGTCGGTGGCGAGCGTCGGCTGGTAGCCGACGGCGGACGGCATGCGTCCGAGCAGCGCCGACACTTCCGAGTTCGCCTGCGTGAACCGGAAGATGTTGTCGATGAACAGGAGAACGTCCTTGCCTTCGGTGTCGCGGAAATATTCGGCGCAGGTCAGCGCCGTCAGTGCGACACGGGCGCGCGCTCCGGGCGGCTCGTTCATCTGGCCGAACACGAGAGCGGCCTTGTCGATGACGCCCGACTCCTTCATCTCGTGCCAGAGATCGTTGCCTTCACGGGTTCGCTCGCCGACGCCGCCGAACACCGAATAGCCGCCGTGCTGCTGCGCGACGTTGTTGATCAGCTCCATGATGATGACGGTCTTGCCGACGCCGGCGCCGCCGAAGAGGCCGATCTTTCCACCTTTCGCGTACGGGCAAAGAAGGTCGACGACCTTGATGCCGGTTTCGAACGCTTCGACTCCCGTCGCCTGCTCGGTAAATGCAGGAGCCTCGCGGTGAATCGGAAGATACGTGTCGGTCTTGACCGCCGGACCGCCATCCACGGGCTGGCCGATGACGTTGATGATGCGCCCGAGGACCGCCGCGCCCACCGGCGCGAGGATCTTGTCGCCGGTATCCTTGACCGCAGCCCCGCGAACGAGACCCTCGGTCGAATCCATCGAGATCGTTCGCACGGTGTTCTCACCGAGATGCGACGCGACTTCGAGAACGAGGTTGTCCGGCTTGTCGTCGATGGCGTCGTTCGTCACGGTCAGCGCGTTGAGAATCGGCGGCACCTGGCCGGCGGGAAACTCCACGTCGACGACTGCACCGATGACCTGCGTGATATGCCCAGTTCCCATGATCGTTTGAACTCCTTAGCCCTTGAGCGCTTCCGCGCCGCCCACGATTTCCATGAGCTCGGTCGTGATCGTTGCCTGACGCGCGCGGTTCATCTGCAGCGTGAGGCGTTCGATCATGTCGGATGCGTTTCGCGTTGCACTGTCCATTGCCGTCATGCGGGCGCCATGCTCGCTCGCGGTCGACTCGAGGAACGCCTGAAAAATCTTGGTGTCGACGTATCGCTCCAGAAGGGTGCCGAGCAGCTCGGCAGCCTCCGGTTCGAACAGGTATTCGGCGTTTCCCTCGGTTTCTGCAGAGCGCTCCACGGGAAGCAGCTGCTCGCGCACGGGGAACTGCGAAATCGCGGAACGGAATTTGGATGACACGAGGTGGACGCTTCCCACCTCGTGCTCGCGAAACCGTTTCGACACGAGCGCGGCCACTTCGCGCGCAAGAGCCAGCGTGTACGGCTGGTTGATGAAGTGCGCAGTGATCCGCTGCGGATAGTGCCTGCGAAAGTAGTCGTCGCCGCGGCGGCCGCAGGCGACGACGGTTGCACCCTGTCCGGCCTCGGAGCGCAGAAAGATCTCCGCGGTCTTGATGAGGTTGGTGTTGTAGCCGCCGCACAGGCCGCGATCCGAGGTGACCACGACGAGCTCGGCCGGCTTGGCTGCGCCCGGCTCCAGGAAGGGATGGGATCCGTCGCCCGCGCTCGCGGCGACGCTCGCGAGCAGCTCGTTCAGCCGCGTCCCGTACGGGCGTGCCTTTTCCGCAGCCTCCTGCGCACGGCGAAGCTTGGCCGCGGAGACCATCTTCATCGCCTTCGTGATCTGCTGCGTGCTGCGGACCGAAGCGATGCGCTTGCGTGTTTGCTTTAGATTCGGCACGGCTCGTTATGCGCCAAAAACGCCTTTGAATTCATTCAACACGGCAGTCAGCTTCGCCTTGACGTCGTCGTTCAGCTCTTTCTTCTCGCGGATCAGCTTGAACAGATCCTGGTGCGAACGGTCGAGGAAGCTCGTCAGCTCTTCTTCGTAGCGCCGGATGTTCTTGACGTCGACGTTGTCGATGAACCCGTTGGTCGCTGCGAACAGGATCACGATCTGCTGTTCGACCGACTGCGGAACGTACTGGCCCTGCTTGAGCACTTCGACGAGCCGCTGTCCGCGCGAAAGCATGCGCTGCGTGGACGCGTCGAGATCCGACCCGAACTGCGCAAACGCGGCCATCTCGCGGTACTGCGCGAGGTCCAGTCGAAGCGTGCCGGCGACCTGCTTCATCGCCTTGATCTGCGCCGATCCGCCGACTCGCGAAACCGAAAGGCCGACGTTCACGGCCGGGCGTACGCCCGAATAGAACAGGTCGGTTTCGAGGTAGATCTGGCCGTCGGTGATCGAGATGACGTT from Candidatus Limnocylindrales bacterium harbors:
- the atpD gene encoding F0F1 ATP synthase subunit beta, with amino-acid sequence MGTGHITQVIGAVVDVEFPAGQVPPILNALTVTNDAIDDKPDNLVLEVASHLGENTVRTISMDSTEGLVRGAAVKDTGDKILAPVGAAVLGRIINVIGQPVDGGPAVKTDTYLPIHREAPAFTEQATGVEAFETGIKVVDLLCPYAKGGKIGLFGGAGVGKTVIIMELINNVAQQHGGYSVFGGVGERTREGNDLWHEMKESGVIDKAALVFGQMNEPPGARARVALTALTCAEYFRDTEGKDVLLFIDNIFRFTQANSEVSALLGRMPSAVGYQPTLATDLGTLQERITTTTKGSITSVQAIYVPADDLTDPAPATTFAHLDATTVLSRQIAELGIYPAVDPLDSTSRILDPNIVGQDHYNVARDVQMILQRYKDLQDIIAILGMDELSEDDKMLVARARKVQRFLSQPFHVAEAFTGTPGAYVKREDTIRAFKELLAGQHDDLPEQAFYMVGTIEEAIAKARKMAS
- the atpC gene encoding ATP synthase F1 subunit epsilon, with the translated sequence MRLRIITPLRPVVDAEVSDFVAPGTEGEFGVLPQHVAFLGSLKPGIVTYVEDGTRKRVVISGGYAEVRQDVITVLADDAQLPEEVDVEAARADAARVQEELSRGAESAEVTERLLRELALAEARSSASTR
- the atpG gene encoding ATP synthase F1 subunit gamma — encoded protein: MPNLKQTRKRIASVRSTQQITKAMKMVSAAKLRRAQEAAEKARPYGTRLNELLASVAASAGDGSHPFLEPGAAKPAELVVVTSDRGLCGGYNTNLIKTAEIFLRSEAGQGATVVACGRRGDDYFRRHYPQRITAHFINQPYTLALAREVAALVSKRFREHEVGSVHLVSSKFRSAISQFPVREQLLPVERSAETEGNAEYLFEPEAAELLGTLLERYVDTKIFQAFLESTASEHGARMTAMDSATRNASDMIERLTLQMNRARQATITTELMEIVGGAEALKG